The following proteins come from a genomic window of Clupea harengus chromosome 22, Ch_v2.0.2, whole genome shotgun sequence:
- the lrpap1 gene encoding alpha-2-macroglobulin receptor-associated protein — protein MVIVTEMKYLGFVLCLCVGALGGKYSREINEQDASVDGKNPIEFRIAKLNQVWEKAIRMQMPPVRQAELHSDLKIQEKDELQWKKHKAEGLDENGEREAKLRRNFNVILAKYGMDGKKDTRTLENNNLKDHDIREGDVFEDPRLDKLWNKAKSSGKFSEDELQSLRREFQHHKDKIHDYNIFMDTVTRTEEIHKNVISPLEGDVKEHAVHQKHTELKQKMRELNNGFERLRKISHEGFSEDSEFREPRVIELWEMARTANLTEDELDSLKEELKHFETKVEKHQHYQEQLELSHQKLQHVEALGDKEHIMRNKEKYNSLAEKTREMGYKMKKHMQDLTNKISPDGLPHNEL, from the exons atggttATTGTGACCGAGATGAAGTATTTGGGGTTcgttttgtgcctgtgtgtcggTGCGTTGGGAGGGAAATATTCACGCGAAATTAATGAACAGGATGCCTCTGTAGATGGAAAGAATCCGATAGAATTCCGAATTGCAAAACTGAATCAGGTCTGGGAGAAAGCTATCCGG ATGCAAATGCCGCCGGTACGACAGGCCGAGCTCCACAGCGATCTGAAGATCCAGGAGAAGGACGAGCTTCAGTGGAAGAAGCACAAAGCCGAGGGGTTGGAcgagaacggagagagagaggcaaagctACGGCGAAATTTTAACG TAATTCTTGCTAAGTATGGCATGGATGGTAAAAAAGACACCAGGACATTGGAGAACAACAACTTGAAGGACCATGACAttagagagggagatgtgttTGAAGACCCAAGGCTGGACAAACTGTGGAACAAA GCAAAATCATCTGGAAAGTTCTCTGAAGATGAGCTCCAAAGTTTACGCAGAGAGTTCCAGCATCACAAGGACAAGATCCACGACTACAACATCTTTATGGATACTGTCACCAGGACTGAAG AGATACATAAGAACGTTATCTCACCCCTGGAGGGGGACGTGAAGGAGCATGCGGTGCATCAAAAGCACACAGAGCTGaaacagaaaatgagagagcTGAACAACGGCTTTGAGCGCCTGCGCAAGATCAGCCACGAGGGCTTCAGTGAAGACAGCG AGTTCCGGGAGCCCAGAGTTATTGAGCTGTGGGAGATGGCAAGGACAGCCAATCTCACGGAAGATGAACTGGACTCACTGAAG GAAGAGCTGAAACACTTTGAGACAAAGGTGGAGAAGCACCAGCATTACCAGGAGCAGCTAGAGCTCTCCCACCAGAAGCTCCAGCATGTGGAGGCGCTGGGGGACAAGGAGCACATCATGCGCAACAAGGAGAAGTACAACTCCCTCGCCGAGAAGACCAGGGAGATGGGCTACAAG ATGAAGAAACACATGCAGGACTTGACCAATAAGATCTCCCCCGATGGTCTCCCGCACAACGAACTTTAA